The Candidatus Nitrosymbiomonas proteolyticus genome has a segment encoding these proteins:
- a CDS encoding phosphoglycerate dehydrogenase, with product MRVWYPRLSSAEEVARLREWVGEGIELFGGEPGPSDYEVLVDGWPNAERLEASSVLRSVIVPFTGVPPETLTLLRQRPRLSLHNIHHSGPETAEMALALMFAVCKRIVPMDRLLRKGDWSPRWDDAQSLRLEGKRALVLGYGGIGRRIAKACVGLGMKVTAMRNRPELGADAPVSVVSFQNLAEALACAEVLHIALPLTPRTEGMIGERELAALPKGTILINVARAKIVDERPLFEALASGHLGGAGLDVWYRYPKPGERVSPSDYPFETLDNVVLSPHRGGSSTEVESHRFEHIAKLLRQAEQGEAMENRIDPEMGY from the coding sequence GTGAGAGTTTGGTACCCCCGATTGTCCTCCGCAGAGGAGGTCGCGCGGCTCCGAGAGTGGGTCGGCGAAGGCATCGAACTATTCGGCGGCGAACCGGGGCCATCCGATTACGAGGTATTGGTCGACGGTTGGCCCAACGCGGAGAGGTTGGAGGCGTCGAGCGTTCTGAGGTCCGTGATCGTGCCGTTTACGGGCGTGCCTCCAGAGACGCTCACGCTCTTGCGCCAACGCCCGCGCCTGAGCCTTCACAACATCCACCATAGCGGCCCAGAGACCGCCGAGATGGCTCTTGCACTGATGTTCGCAGTATGCAAGAGAATCGTGCCGATGGACCGATTGCTTCGGAAGGGCGACTGGTCCCCCCGATGGGACGATGCCCAGTCCCTCAGACTAGAAGGCAAGCGGGCTCTGGTTCTGGGCTATGGCGGGATCGGGAGGAGAATCGCCAAGGCGTGCGTTGGGCTCGGGATGAAGGTCACGGCGATGCGAAACCGGCCCGAGCTCGGCGCGGACGCCCCTGTTTCGGTGGTTTCCTTCCAGAACCTCGCCGAGGCCCTCGCGTGCGCGGAAGTGCTCCACATCGCTTTGCCCCTCACGCCGCGCACCGAAGGGATGATCGGGGAAAGGGAACTCGCCGCGCTGCCCAAGGGCACGATTCTGATCAACGTCGCCAGAGCCAAGATCGTCGACGAGCGTCCGCTCTTCGAAGCGCTCGCCTCCGGCCACTTGGGGGGAGCCGGACTCGACGTCTGGTACCGCTATCCGAAACCTGGAGAACGAGTGTCCCCCTCCGATTACCCGTTCGAGACTTTGGACAACGTGGTCCTCAGTCCCCATCGGGGCGGAAGTTCGACCGAAGTGGAGTCCCACCGCTTCGAACACATCGCCAAACTGCTGCGGCAAGCCGAGCAGGGAGAGGCTATGGAGAATCGCATCGACCCGGAAATGGGGTATTGA
- a CDS encoding S9 family peptidase: MTARPLSRDFAPLRATHLLNRFGFASALGIALLAPSAGLAQTEVRANWKLQEQFANSKLQKFVYSNSISANWIGETDKFWYSWRDAAGTRYVLVDAKAKQKKPLFDHQKLAADLTEATKKPKEAHALSLSATSVTDDGTKFRFTTDEQRFELELATGALKSLGRAQAPPTQGQAQRPGTQQSREYRNFSPDRKWYAYSENHNLFVVEVGKEDEPIQLSKDGAQYYSFGSDGGFGGRQEDEEQQEERTGQAPRRVRANVRWSSDSKAFYVVRSDSRKVKELFLVNVLSQPRPTLMSYKYAMPGEADVAQQEVHVFRTEGKLFQKVPVERWKDQRVSDIEWAPDSKQLRFVRRDRLQRNLDLCEWDLLTTASKVLLSESTENAFLETQGVRYVKPGGDFIWFSERTGWGHYYLYSNDGTLKHALTSGPWRADSIVAVDAEGGKVWIRAVGRELGENPYHSHLYSVQLDGKNLRLLDAGDANHSTAPSPKQRFLVDSFSRIDLAPGCVLRDANGEVIMELEKADLSQLTEMGWRFPEPFVVKAADGVTEIYGNMWKPFDFNPNKKYPIIAYVYPGPQTESVTVGFSPTGGQQELAQLGFIVVQIGNRGGNPRRSNAYHSYGYYNLRDYGLADKKAGIEQLAAKNPWIDIERVGIYGHSGGGFMTAAALLVPPYNDFFKVGVSSAGNHDNNIYNQNWSEQHHGLKEVKKKVKDAQGNEVEETTFEIKVPTNAEMAANLKGKLLLVHGDMDNNVHPGNTIRLVDALIKANKRFDFMLMPGQAHGFGSMTGYFTQMMYEYFAEHLLGDGYRRSADMTNKGGN, translated from the coding sequence ATGACCGCACGTCCACTCTCTCGCGACTTCGCCCCCCTTCGGGCCACTCACCTTCTGAACAGGTTTGGCTTCGCTTCCGCCTTGGGGATCGCGCTCCTTGCGCCTTCCGCTGGGCTGGCGCAGACCGAAGTCCGTGCCAATTGGAAGCTGCAAGAACAGTTTGCGAACAGCAAACTCCAGAAATTCGTCTATAGCAACTCGATTTCGGCTAACTGGATCGGCGAAACGGACAAGTTCTGGTATTCATGGCGAGACGCGGCAGGCACACGGTACGTGCTTGTGGACGCGAAAGCCAAGCAAAAGAAGCCTCTGTTCGATCATCAAAAGCTCGCCGCCGACCTAACCGAAGCCACCAAGAAGCCCAAGGAGGCTCACGCGCTGAGCCTGAGCGCCACGAGCGTGACGGACGATGGCACGAAGTTTCGGTTCACTACGGACGAGCAACGGTTTGAACTCGAGCTGGCGACCGGCGCGCTGAAGTCGCTCGGAAGGGCGCAAGCACCGCCCACTCAGGGCCAAGCCCAGCGACCGGGGACCCAGCAGTCCCGCGAATACAGAAACTTCTCGCCCGATCGCAAGTGGTACGCCTACTCCGAGAACCACAACCTATTCGTCGTCGAAGTGGGCAAGGAGGACGAACCCATCCAGCTGAGCAAAGACGGAGCCCAGTACTACAGCTTCGGGAGCGACGGCGGTTTTGGCGGACGCCAAGAAGACGAGGAGCAGCAAGAGGAACGAACCGGACAGGCGCCTCGCCGAGTTCGCGCCAACGTAAGGTGGTCGTCCGATTCGAAGGCGTTTTATGTGGTTCGCTCAGACTCCAGAAAGGTCAAAGAACTGTTCCTTGTCAACGTCCTTTCCCAACCCCGGCCTACCCTGATGAGCTACAAGTACGCGATGCCAGGCGAAGCCGACGTCGCGCAGCAAGAGGTTCACGTCTTCCGCACGGAAGGCAAGCTGTTTCAAAAAGTGCCGGTCGAGCGCTGGAAAGACCAACGGGTGTCCGATATCGAGTGGGCGCCAGACTCGAAGCAGCTTCGGTTCGTTCGTAGGGATCGCCTCCAGCGCAATCTGGACCTTTGTGAATGGGACCTGCTGACCACTGCGTCGAAGGTCTTGCTCAGCGAGTCCACAGAGAACGCCTTCCTCGAAACCCAAGGCGTTCGATACGTGAAGCCTGGCGGCGACTTCATTTGGTTCTCCGAACGAACGGGGTGGGGTCATTACTACCTCTACAGCAACGACGGAACTCTGAAGCACGCCCTCACGTCCGGTCCGTGGCGAGCTGACTCGATCGTCGCAGTCGATGCGGAGGGAGGCAAGGTCTGGATTCGCGCAGTGGGTCGAGAGCTGGGGGAGAACCCCTACCACTCGCACCTTTATTCCGTCCAACTGGACGGCAAGAATCTTAGGCTCCTCGATGCCGGCGATGCCAACCATTCGACCGCGCCCTCCCCGAAGCAGAGGTTTCTCGTCGATAGCTTCTCGCGAATCGACCTTGCGCCCGGATGCGTGCTTCGCGATGCGAACGGCGAAGTCATCATGGAGTTGGAAAAGGCAGACCTCTCGCAACTCACAGAAATGGGGTGGAGGTTCCCCGAGCCGTTCGTCGTCAAAGCCGCGGACGGAGTCACAGAAATCTACGGCAACATGTGGAAGCCGTTCGATTTCAACCCGAACAAGAAGTACCCGATCATCGCGTACGTCTATCCGGGTCCGCAAACCGAATCGGTAACGGTCGGGTTCTCACCGACCGGGGGGCAGCAAGAGCTAGCGCAGCTTGGGTTCATCGTGGTTCAGATCGGCAACCGCGGAGGCAACCCGCGACGCTCCAACGCCTACCACAGCTACGGCTATTACAACCTGCGAGACTACGGGCTCGCCGACAAGAAAGCCGGGATCGAGCAACTCGCCGCCAAGAACCCTTGGATCGACATCGAAAGGGTGGGCATCTATGGGCACTCCGGCGGTGGGTTCATGACCGCGGCCGCCCTGCTCGTCCCTCCCTACAACGACTTCTTCAAGGTCGGGGTCTCCTCTGCAGGCAACCACGACAACAACATCTACAACCAGAACTGGAGCGAGCAGCACCACGGCCTAAAGGAGGTCAAGAAGAAGGTCAAGGACGCTCAAGGCAACGAAGTCGAGGAGACCACTTTCGAGATCAAGGTGCCTACGAACGCCGAAATGGCCGCGAACCTCAAGGGTAAGTTGCTCCTCGTACATGGGGATATGGACAACAACGTCCATCCCGGCAACACGATTCGGCTGGTGGATGCGCTGATCAAAGCCAACAAGAGGTTCGACTTCATGCTGATGCCGGGCCAAGCGCATGGCTTCGGCAGCATGACGGGGTACTTTACGCAGATGATGTACGAGTACTTCGCCGAACACCTGCTGGGGGACGGATATCGCCGAAGCGCGGACATGACGAACAAAGGCGGGAACTGA
- a CDS encoding cAMP-binding protein-cataboliteactivator and regulatory subunit of cAMP-dependent protein kinase: MEVVEVLKKNYLFQGLNEGQLDSVVGLAAVKEFNGGDTIVRQFDRNSDLMLILRGLACIKTFSDETLAEIGEGSIIGEVSLIDDQPRSANVVSVGGTSVAVIPSARLRELMDQDASTKAALMANIARLLAQRLRTANIQLDSALAKGGR, from the coding sequence TTGGAAGTCGTTGAAGTACTGAAGAAGAACTACTTGTTTCAAGGCCTGAACGAGGGTCAATTGGACTCGGTCGTGGGGCTCGCCGCTGTGAAGGAGTTCAATGGAGGCGATACGATCGTCCGGCAATTCGACCGCAACTCCGACCTCATGCTGATTCTGCGCGGGCTTGCCTGCATCAAGACGTTTTCGGATGAGACGTTGGCGGAGATCGGAGAGGGCAGCATCATCGGCGAGGTCTCGCTCATCGACGATCAGCCGCGCTCGGCTAACGTCGTAAGCGTCGGCGGGACTTCGGTCGCAGTAATTCCCTCGGCAAGGCTCCGAGAATTGATGGATCAGGATGCCTCGACGAAGGCCGCGCTGATGGCGAATATCGCCCGATTGCTCGCCCAGAGGCTCCGGACTGCGAATATCCAGCTCGATTCTGCTTTGGCCAAAGGCGGCCGATAG
- a CDS encoding acetyltransferase, translating into MVYRNGAPVSPDENLIPIDCMGFVAEIDGRIVGAFTGIDMWSTHHHRLVRTMGIASVGVLQEARSQGVGKALMAESMRSLKESNFVLASLYPFRGSFYRKFGYEYCGLRRRITCPAADFPSVEPTLPVRALKPHELDLVRPCYEAFAERYNGMNLRNEQQWVRQMGGETPFSLFTFGDPIEGYVAVRLQSTFWEDQPIREFVWTSSRAYATGLSFVKTLLVNKTSATWDEPGDGLFAARHFERGISVGIENPIMYRVIDVPSSLRGLRCEHGEGEFVLEVADTQLPENAGPWRVRFNSDGTTVEAVEASQTGIRLGIGAYTQAWMGEPGWEGVRFTDDLEVLAPAHLDAARKLMPFRRGLCLDYF; encoded by the coding sequence ATGGTCTACCGAAACGGCGCGCCGGTGTCTCCGGATGAGAATCTGATCCCGATCGATTGCATGGGTTTCGTGGCGGAGATCGACGGCCGGATCGTCGGCGCCTTTACTGGGATCGATATGTGGTCCACGCACCACCATCGCCTCGTTCGGACGATGGGGATCGCTTCGGTCGGAGTCCTGCAAGAGGCCCGCTCGCAAGGGGTGGGGAAGGCTCTGATGGCGGAGTCGATGCGCTCTCTCAAGGAGTCCAACTTCGTTCTGGCCTCCCTTTACCCATTCCGAGGTTCCTTCTATCGTAAGTTCGGCTATGAGTATTGCGGCCTGCGCCGAAGAATCACGTGCCCTGCCGCCGATTTCCCTTCCGTCGAGCCCACATTGCCAGTCCGCGCGCTCAAGCCTCACGAACTCGATCTCGTGCGACCTTGCTACGAGGCGTTTGCAGAACGCTACAACGGGATGAACCTCCGCAACGAGCAGCAGTGGGTGCGGCAGATGGGAGGCGAAACCCCGTTCTCTCTGTTCACTTTCGGCGACCCCATCGAGGGCTATGTGGCGGTTCGGCTGCAATCGACTTTCTGGGAAGACCAGCCGATTCGAGAGTTCGTTTGGACGTCGAGCCGCGCCTACGCGACCGGCCTCTCGTTTGTGAAGACGCTTCTGGTGAATAAGACTTCCGCGACATGGGACGAACCCGGCGACGGCCTGTTTGCGGCTCGGCACTTCGAGCGCGGGATTTCGGTGGGAATCGAGAACCCCATTATGTACCGGGTCATCGACGTGCCGTCCTCGCTTCGCGGTCTTAGATGCGAGCATGGGGAAGGCGAGTTTGTCCTCGAGGTCGCGGATACTCAACTGCCTGAGAACGCCGGCCCGTGGCGAGTGAGGTTCAACTCAGATGGGACGACGGTCGAAGCCGTGGAAGCCTCGCAGACAGGGATTCGACTGGGAATCGGAGCCTACACGCAAGCTTGGATGGGCGAACCAGGGTGGGAAGGTGTGCGTTTCACCGACGACCTCGAGGTCCTTGCTCCCGCACACCTCGATGCCGCGCGCAAGTTGATGCCCTTCCGGCGCGGACTTTGCCTGGATTACTTCTGA